A stretch of the Hippocampus zosterae strain Florida chromosome 16, ASM2543408v3, whole genome shotgun sequence genome encodes the following:
- the LOC127588050 gene encoding sorting nexin-19-like isoform X6: MPSFQSSSKWRLSEVLGQRRRLLGLGALLAWLVLFHLLVNVWLLCIFTSLLVVLGGWLGSRAILDANSLLHLEHFLPLASATLPQCSAEHEWRLNHEIHSAVHKAVRDFVSSWYRTFLPEVEGEFERAVRSSMLESVMELKERARRVDRKVLVQRLLELYGGHLQSYMTARHMQLETRGENVSLWQFYQQVDSPHPAVSDAATELSYARALVNLVLHVLVPYPQMETRTGGYMVTELITCNVLLPLISRVSDSDWLNQTIVDVFTRSRKPQDGALYRCALHDSWITCLSSSDQASLGSESRSELFSPMSEEDSSQCSTLSLETCSGKAANCRAGLLAPCEVNCCSLTSGRYSHLAESKMLSLDSLTQSDTDDDNSGRLCECGPSANFCNTMNLKDDADDFGCFGPLKNLGQPKAVVPVDSHWPADIAQERTPAGPSSRLCLNPFNFEPPNKASVGIQNVQIAGTVSARELRGTGTHPYTLYTITFETATCHESGDLLQPATCHSVNRRYSEFLNLQTRLEENPEVKKFVKNVKGPKKMFPDLPFGNTDGDKVEARKGQLDTFLKQLNSIPETAKSEDMQEFLSLNSGVCTYFGKRPFVKSRIDKMMENALDTLKTAFPHPEAMSPTEDLEGDSDGRTLDSRKYRRLMFPSKVSPSFNIADLHPKVTYCFSEGSPVLNCMSLSRLESFVLEQERLLCEPQSKEQAKLRESLAADKKSSGKTQGADTAVADVALNILCLLMKDQWSWLCTENIQKAIRLIFGTFIERWMDVGVAHLTSAPCWVIYLQVLQEAVWPGGTLPAQPQPERSAAEREETKERCLECLLQLLPELVTDMLGSDKYRLSLETVLESLQDHHINKHLVYCICDLLLGFLIPESSDDSFQRRLLQSLCKDSPT, encoded by the exons ATGCCGTCATTCCAGAGTTCTAGTAAGTGGCGCCTGTCAGAGGTTCTGGGCCAGCGGAGACGACTGTTAGGCCTTGGCGCTCTGCTGGCCTGGTTGGTCCTCTTCCATCTCTTGGTGAACGTCTGGCTCCTCTGCATCTTTACTAGTCTCCTGGTTGTTTTGGGAGGTTGGCTTGGCTCGCGCGCCATTCTGGATGCCAACAGTCTCCTCCACTTGGAGCATTTTTTGCCCCTCGCCTCCGCGACTCTGCCTCAGTGTTCAGCCGAACACGAGTGGAGACTCAATCACGAGATCCACAGCGCCGTCCACAAAGCGGTGCGGGATTTTGTGTCTTCCTGGTATCGCACTTTTCTGCCGGAGGTGGAAGGTGAATTTGAGCGCGCGGTGCGCAGTTCCATGCTGGAGTCTGTGATGGAGCTGAAGGAACGCGCGAGGCGAGTCGACAGAAAAGTTCTGGTCCAACGACTTTTAGAGCTGTATGGCGGCCACCTGCAGAGCTACATGACAGCCAGACACATGCAGCTGGAGACGCGGGGAGAGAACGTTAGCCTTTGGCAGTTTTACCAGCAAGTCGACAGCCCTCATCCGGCTGTGAGCGATGCGGCCACCGAGCTAAGCTACGCCAGAGCTCTGGTTAACCTCGTCCTACACGTGCTTGTCCCGTACCCTCAGATGGAAACCAGGACCGGGGGGTACATGGTCACCGAACTTATCACCTGCAACGTGCTTCTGCCGCTCATCAGCAGGGTTTCTGATTCCGACTGGCTCAATCAAACCATTGTCGACGTCTTCACCAGGTCCCGAAAACCGCAGGACGGGGCGCTGTACAGGTGCGCCCTCCATGATTCGTGGATCACGTGCCTGTCATCTTCGGATCAAGCCAGCCTCGGAAGCGAGAGCCGCTCTGAGTTGTTCAGCCCGATGAGTGAGGAGGATTCGTCTCAGTGCAGCACGCTGAGCCTCGAGACTTGTTCCGGGAAAGCCGCGAATTGCCGGGCCGGTCTGCTCGCACCGTGCGAAGTCAACTGTTGTTCCCTCACATCTGGCCGCTATTCGCACCTCGCAGAGTCCAAGATGCTGTCGCTGGACTCCCTGACGCAGTCCGACACGGACGATGACAACAGCGGACGCTTGTGTGAATGCGGCCCCTCGGCCAACTTCTGCAACACGATGAACTTAAAAGACGACGCTGATGATTTTGGCTGCTTTGGCCCGTTGAAAAATCTCGGGCAGCCGAAGGCGGTCGTGCCTGTCGATTCACACTGGCCTGCAGATATTGCTCAAGAAAGAACCCCAGCAGGTCCGTCAAGCAGGCTTTGCCTGAACCCCTTCAACTTTGAGCCTCCAAACAAAGCATCGGTGGGCATCCAAAATGTGCAAATTGCGGGAACGGTCAGTGCAAGGGAGCTGCGTGGCACCGGGACGCATCCTTATACTCTCTACACCATCACG ttTGAGACGGCAACGTGCCACGAAAGCGGTGACCTTTTGCAACCTGCGACCTGTCACTCGGTCAACCGCAGATACAGCGAGTTCCTCAACTTGCAGACACGTTTAGAGGAGAACCCGGAAGTGAAGAAGTTTGTGAAGA ATGTAAAAGGtccaaagaaaatgtttcctGACCTTCCCTTTGGGAACACGGATGGCGATAAGGTGGAAGCTCGGAAAGGCCAGCTGGACACGTTTCTTAAG cAACTGAACAGCATACCCGAGACGGCGAAGAGCGAAGACATGCAGGAGTTCCTGTCTCTGAACTCGGGGGTTTgcacatattttggaaaaaggccttttgtcaagtcaagaatTGATAAG ATGATGGAAAATGCTTTGGACACACTGAAGACGGCCTTCCCTCACCCCGAAGCCATGAGTCCGACAGAGGACCTCGAGGGAGACTCTGATGGGAGGACACTGGACAGCAGAAAGTACAG GAGGCTCATGTTCCCAAGCAAAGTGTCTCCATCTTTCAATATAGCCGACTTACATCCCAAAGTGACGTACTGCTTTAGTGAAGGCAGCCCC GTGCTCAATTGCATGTCCTTATCCAGATTGGAGAGCTTTGTCCTGGAGCAGGAAAGACTTTTATGTGAGCCCCAAAGCAAAGAGCAAGCCAAGCTTAGGGAGTCCTTGGCCGCGGACAAGAAGTCTTCTGGGAAAACTCAAGGTGCAG ACACAGCTGTTGCCGATGTGGCgctgaacattttgtgtttgttgatgAAGGACCAATGGAGTTGGCTGTGCACCGAGAACATCCAGAAGGCCATCAGACTAATCTTTGGCACTTTTATCGAGAG GTGGATGGATGTGGGAGTGGCCCACCTGACCAGCGCCCCCTGTTGGGTCATTTACCTCCAAGTGCTGCAGGAGGCCGTGTGGCCCGGAGGCACTCTGCCCGCCCAACCGCAGCCGGAGCGCAGCGCCGCAGAGAGAGAGGAGACCAAGGAGCGATGCCTGGAATGTCTCCTGCAGCTACTTCCGG AGCTCGTCACAGACATGTTAGGCAGCGATAAGTACAGACTGAGCTTGGAAACCGTGCTGGAGTCTTTACAGGACCACCACATTAACAA GCACCTAGTTTACTGTATCTGCGACTTGCTGCTGGGATTTCTGATACCAGAGTCGAGCGATGATTCTTTCCAGAGGCGTCTTCTGCAGAGTCTCTGCAAAGATAGTCCCACCTGA
- the LOC127588050 gene encoding sorting nexin-19-like isoform X7: MVKWTPKPSCRLILIIFVGGLKHKEDCLSSRHEAPAIQKERYSQSDNCLHHIVINLELQQATSHLLARMPSFQSSSKWRLSEVLGQRRRLLGLGALLAWLVLFHLLVNVWLLCIFTSLLVVLGGWLGSRAILDANSLLHLEHFLPLASATLPQCSAEHEWRLNHEIHSAVHKAVRDFVSSWYRTFLPEVEGEFERAVRSSMLESVMELKERARRVDRKVLVQRLLELYGGHLQSYMTARHMQLETRGENVSLWQFYQQVDSPHPAVSDAATELSYARALVNLVLHVLVPYPQMETRTGGYMVTELITCNVLLPLISRVSDSDWLNQTIVDVFTRSRKPQDGALYRCALHDSWITCLSSSDQASLGSESRSELFSPMSEEDSSQCSTLSLETCSGKAANCRAGLLAPCEVNCCSLTSGRYSHLAESKMLSLDSLTQSDTDDDNSGRLCECGPSANFCNTMNLKDDADDFGCFGPLKNLGQPKAVVPVDSHWPADIAQERTPAGPSSRLCLNPFNFEPPNKASVGIQNVQIAGTVSARELRGTGTHPYTLYTITFETATCHESGDLLQPATCHSVNRRYSEFLNLQTRLEENPEVKKFVKNVKGPKKMFPDLPFGNTDGDKVEARKGQLDTFLKQLNSIPETAKSEDMQEFLSLNSGVCTYFGKRPFVKSRIDKMMENALDTLKTAFPHPEAMSPTEDLEGDSDGRTLDSRKYRRLMFPSKVSPSFNIADLHPKVTYCFSEGSPVLNCMSLSRLESFVLEQERLLCEPQSKEQAKLRESLAADKKSSGKTQGADTAVADVALNILCLLMKDQWSWLCTENIQKAIRLIFGTFIER; encoded by the exons ATG GTAAAGTGGACACCTAAACCGAGTTGCAGGCTGATCCTCATAATCTTTGTTGGAGGATTAAAACACAAGGAGGATTGCCTGAGTTCCAGACATGAAGCTCCAGCCATTCAG AAGGAAAGATATTCACAAAGCGACAACTGCCTTCACCACATCGTCATTAACCTTGAGCTTCAG CAGGCAACATCTCATCTGCTGGCGAGAATGCCGTCATTCCAGAGTTCTAGTAAGTGGCGCCTGTCAGAGGTTCTGGGCCAGCGGAGACGACTGTTAGGCCTTGGCGCTCTGCTGGCCTGGTTGGTCCTCTTCCATCTCTTGGTGAACGTCTGGCTCCTCTGCATCTTTACTAGTCTCCTGGTTGTTTTGGGAGGTTGGCTTGGCTCGCGCGCCATTCTGGATGCCAACAGTCTCCTCCACTTGGAGCATTTTTTGCCCCTCGCCTCCGCGACTCTGCCTCAGTGTTCAGCCGAACACGAGTGGAGACTCAATCACGAGATCCACAGCGCCGTCCACAAAGCGGTGCGGGATTTTGTGTCTTCCTGGTATCGCACTTTTCTGCCGGAGGTGGAAGGTGAATTTGAGCGCGCGGTGCGCAGTTCCATGCTGGAGTCTGTGATGGAGCTGAAGGAACGCGCGAGGCGAGTCGACAGAAAAGTTCTGGTCCAACGACTTTTAGAGCTGTATGGCGGCCACCTGCAGAGCTACATGACAGCCAGACACATGCAGCTGGAGACGCGGGGAGAGAACGTTAGCCTTTGGCAGTTTTACCAGCAAGTCGACAGCCCTCATCCGGCTGTGAGCGATGCGGCCACCGAGCTAAGCTACGCCAGAGCTCTGGTTAACCTCGTCCTACACGTGCTTGTCCCGTACCCTCAGATGGAAACCAGGACCGGGGGGTACATGGTCACCGAACTTATCACCTGCAACGTGCTTCTGCCGCTCATCAGCAGGGTTTCTGATTCCGACTGGCTCAATCAAACCATTGTCGACGTCTTCACCAGGTCCCGAAAACCGCAGGACGGGGCGCTGTACAGGTGCGCCCTCCATGATTCGTGGATCACGTGCCTGTCATCTTCGGATCAAGCCAGCCTCGGAAGCGAGAGCCGCTCTGAGTTGTTCAGCCCGATGAGTGAGGAGGATTCGTCTCAGTGCAGCACGCTGAGCCTCGAGACTTGTTCCGGGAAAGCCGCGAATTGCCGGGCCGGTCTGCTCGCACCGTGCGAAGTCAACTGTTGTTCCCTCACATCTGGCCGCTATTCGCACCTCGCAGAGTCCAAGATGCTGTCGCTGGACTCCCTGACGCAGTCCGACACGGACGATGACAACAGCGGACGCTTGTGTGAATGCGGCCCCTCGGCCAACTTCTGCAACACGATGAACTTAAAAGACGACGCTGATGATTTTGGCTGCTTTGGCCCGTTGAAAAATCTCGGGCAGCCGAAGGCGGTCGTGCCTGTCGATTCACACTGGCCTGCAGATATTGCTCAAGAAAGAACCCCAGCAGGTCCGTCAAGCAGGCTTTGCCTGAACCCCTTCAACTTTGAGCCTCCAAACAAAGCATCGGTGGGCATCCAAAATGTGCAAATTGCGGGAACGGTCAGTGCAAGGGAGCTGCGTGGCACCGGGACGCATCCTTATACTCTCTACACCATCACG ttTGAGACGGCAACGTGCCACGAAAGCGGTGACCTTTTGCAACCTGCGACCTGTCACTCGGTCAACCGCAGATACAGCGAGTTCCTCAACTTGCAGACACGTTTAGAGGAGAACCCGGAAGTGAAGAAGTTTGTGAAGA ATGTAAAAGGtccaaagaaaatgtttcctGACCTTCCCTTTGGGAACACGGATGGCGATAAGGTGGAAGCTCGGAAAGGCCAGCTGGACACGTTTCTTAAG cAACTGAACAGCATACCCGAGACGGCGAAGAGCGAAGACATGCAGGAGTTCCTGTCTCTGAACTCGGGGGTTTgcacatattttggaaaaaggccttttgtcaagtcaagaatTGATAAG ATGATGGAAAATGCTTTGGACACACTGAAGACGGCCTTCCCTCACCCCGAAGCCATGAGTCCGACAGAGGACCTCGAGGGAGACTCTGATGGGAGGACACTGGACAGCAGAAAGTACAG GAGGCTCATGTTCCCAAGCAAAGTGTCTCCATCTTTCAATATAGCCGACTTACATCCCAAAGTGACGTACTGCTTTAGTGAAGGCAGCCCC GTGCTCAATTGCATGTCCTTATCCAGATTGGAGAGCTTTGTCCTGGAGCAGGAAAGACTTTTATGTGAGCCCCAAAGCAAAGAGCAAGCCAAGCTTAGGGAGTCCTTGGCCGCGGACAAGAAGTCTTCTGGGAAAACTCAAGGTGCAG ACACAGCTGTTGCCGATGTGGCgctgaacattttgtgtttgttgatgAAGGACCAATGGAGTTGGCTGTGCACCGAGAACATCCAGAAGGCCATCAGACTAATCTTTGGCACTTTTATCGAGAG ATGA
- the LOC127588050 gene encoding sorting nexin-19-like isoform X2: MVKWTPKPSCRLILIIFVGGLKHKEDCLSSRHEAPAIQERYSQSDNCLHHIVINLELQQATSHLLARMPSFQSSSKWRLSEVLGQRRRLLGLGALLAWLVLFHLLVNVWLLCIFTSLLVVLGGWLGSRAILDANSLLHLEHFLPLASATLPQCSAEHEWRLNHEIHSAVHKAVRDFVSSWYRTFLPEVEGEFERAVRSSMLESVMELKERARRVDRKVLVQRLLELYGGHLQSYMTARHMQLETRGENVSLWQFYQQVDSPHPAVSDAATELSYARALVNLVLHVLVPYPQMETRTGGYMVTELITCNVLLPLISRVSDSDWLNQTIVDVFTRSRKPQDGALYRCALHDSWITCLSSSDQASLGSESRSELFSPMSEEDSSQCSTLSLETCSGKAANCRAGLLAPCEVNCCSLTSGRYSHLAESKMLSLDSLTQSDTDDDNSGRLCECGPSANFCNTMNLKDDADDFGCFGPLKNLGQPKAVVPVDSHWPADIAQERTPAGPSSRLCLNPFNFEPPNKASVGIQNVQIAGTVSARELRGTGTHPYTLYTITFETATCHESGDLLQPATCHSVNRRYSEFLNLQTRLEENPEVKKFVKNVKGPKKMFPDLPFGNTDGDKVEARKGQLDTFLKQLNSIPETAKSEDMQEFLSLNSGVCTYFGKRPFVKSRIDKMMENALDTLKTAFPHPEAMSPTEDLEGDSDGRTLDSRKYRRLMFPSKVSPSFNIADLHPKVTYCFSEGSPVLNCMSLSRLESFVLEQERLLCEPQSKEQAKLRESLAADKKSSGKTQGADTAVADVALNILCLLMKDQWSWLCTENIQKAIRLIFGTFIERWMDVGVAHLTSAPCWVIYLQVLQEAVWPGGTLPAQPQPERSAAEREETKERCLECLLQLLPELVTDMLGSDKYRLSLETVLESLQDHHINKHLVYCICDLLLGFLIPESSDDSFQRRLLQSLCKDSPT, translated from the exons ATG GTAAAGTGGACACCTAAACCGAGTTGCAGGCTGATCCTCATAATCTTTGTTGGAGGATTAAAACACAAGGAGGATTGCCTGAGTTCCAGACATGAAGCTCCAGCCATTCAG GAAAGATATTCACAAAGCGACAACTGCCTTCACCACATCGTCATTAACCTTGAGCTTCAG CAGGCAACATCTCATCTGCTGGCGAGAATGCCGTCATTCCAGAGTTCTAGTAAGTGGCGCCTGTCAGAGGTTCTGGGCCAGCGGAGACGACTGTTAGGCCTTGGCGCTCTGCTGGCCTGGTTGGTCCTCTTCCATCTCTTGGTGAACGTCTGGCTCCTCTGCATCTTTACTAGTCTCCTGGTTGTTTTGGGAGGTTGGCTTGGCTCGCGCGCCATTCTGGATGCCAACAGTCTCCTCCACTTGGAGCATTTTTTGCCCCTCGCCTCCGCGACTCTGCCTCAGTGTTCAGCCGAACACGAGTGGAGACTCAATCACGAGATCCACAGCGCCGTCCACAAAGCGGTGCGGGATTTTGTGTCTTCCTGGTATCGCACTTTTCTGCCGGAGGTGGAAGGTGAATTTGAGCGCGCGGTGCGCAGTTCCATGCTGGAGTCTGTGATGGAGCTGAAGGAACGCGCGAGGCGAGTCGACAGAAAAGTTCTGGTCCAACGACTTTTAGAGCTGTATGGCGGCCACCTGCAGAGCTACATGACAGCCAGACACATGCAGCTGGAGACGCGGGGAGAGAACGTTAGCCTTTGGCAGTTTTACCAGCAAGTCGACAGCCCTCATCCGGCTGTGAGCGATGCGGCCACCGAGCTAAGCTACGCCAGAGCTCTGGTTAACCTCGTCCTACACGTGCTTGTCCCGTACCCTCAGATGGAAACCAGGACCGGGGGGTACATGGTCACCGAACTTATCACCTGCAACGTGCTTCTGCCGCTCATCAGCAGGGTTTCTGATTCCGACTGGCTCAATCAAACCATTGTCGACGTCTTCACCAGGTCCCGAAAACCGCAGGACGGGGCGCTGTACAGGTGCGCCCTCCATGATTCGTGGATCACGTGCCTGTCATCTTCGGATCAAGCCAGCCTCGGAAGCGAGAGCCGCTCTGAGTTGTTCAGCCCGATGAGTGAGGAGGATTCGTCTCAGTGCAGCACGCTGAGCCTCGAGACTTGTTCCGGGAAAGCCGCGAATTGCCGGGCCGGTCTGCTCGCACCGTGCGAAGTCAACTGTTGTTCCCTCACATCTGGCCGCTATTCGCACCTCGCAGAGTCCAAGATGCTGTCGCTGGACTCCCTGACGCAGTCCGACACGGACGATGACAACAGCGGACGCTTGTGTGAATGCGGCCCCTCGGCCAACTTCTGCAACACGATGAACTTAAAAGACGACGCTGATGATTTTGGCTGCTTTGGCCCGTTGAAAAATCTCGGGCAGCCGAAGGCGGTCGTGCCTGTCGATTCACACTGGCCTGCAGATATTGCTCAAGAAAGAACCCCAGCAGGTCCGTCAAGCAGGCTTTGCCTGAACCCCTTCAACTTTGAGCCTCCAAACAAAGCATCGGTGGGCATCCAAAATGTGCAAATTGCGGGAACGGTCAGTGCAAGGGAGCTGCGTGGCACCGGGACGCATCCTTATACTCTCTACACCATCACG ttTGAGACGGCAACGTGCCACGAAAGCGGTGACCTTTTGCAACCTGCGACCTGTCACTCGGTCAACCGCAGATACAGCGAGTTCCTCAACTTGCAGACACGTTTAGAGGAGAACCCGGAAGTGAAGAAGTTTGTGAAGA ATGTAAAAGGtccaaagaaaatgtttcctGACCTTCCCTTTGGGAACACGGATGGCGATAAGGTGGAAGCTCGGAAAGGCCAGCTGGACACGTTTCTTAAG cAACTGAACAGCATACCCGAGACGGCGAAGAGCGAAGACATGCAGGAGTTCCTGTCTCTGAACTCGGGGGTTTgcacatattttggaaaaaggccttttgtcaagtcaagaatTGATAAG ATGATGGAAAATGCTTTGGACACACTGAAGACGGCCTTCCCTCACCCCGAAGCCATGAGTCCGACAGAGGACCTCGAGGGAGACTCTGATGGGAGGACACTGGACAGCAGAAAGTACAG GAGGCTCATGTTCCCAAGCAAAGTGTCTCCATCTTTCAATATAGCCGACTTACATCCCAAAGTGACGTACTGCTTTAGTGAAGGCAGCCCC GTGCTCAATTGCATGTCCTTATCCAGATTGGAGAGCTTTGTCCTGGAGCAGGAAAGACTTTTATGTGAGCCCCAAAGCAAAGAGCAAGCCAAGCTTAGGGAGTCCTTGGCCGCGGACAAGAAGTCTTCTGGGAAAACTCAAGGTGCAG ACACAGCTGTTGCCGATGTGGCgctgaacattttgtgtttgttgatgAAGGACCAATGGAGTTGGCTGTGCACCGAGAACATCCAGAAGGCCATCAGACTAATCTTTGGCACTTTTATCGAGAG GTGGATGGATGTGGGAGTGGCCCACCTGACCAGCGCCCCCTGTTGGGTCATTTACCTCCAAGTGCTGCAGGAGGCCGTGTGGCCCGGAGGCACTCTGCCCGCCCAACCGCAGCCGGAGCGCAGCGCCGCAGAGAGAGAGGAGACCAAGGAGCGATGCCTGGAATGTCTCCTGCAGCTACTTCCGG AGCTCGTCACAGACATGTTAGGCAGCGATAAGTACAGACTGAGCTTGGAAACCGTGCTGGAGTCTTTACAGGACCACCACATTAACAA GCACCTAGTTTACTGTATCTGCGACTTGCTGCTGGGATTTCTGATACCAGAGTCGAGCGATGATTCTTTCCAGAGGCGTCTTCTGCAGAGTCTCTGCAAAGATAGTCCCACCTGA
- the LOC127588050 gene encoding sorting nexin-19-like isoform X4, whose product MVKWTPKPSCRLILIIFVGGLKHKEDCLSSRHEAPAIQQATSHLLARMPSFQSSSKWRLSEVLGQRRRLLGLGALLAWLVLFHLLVNVWLLCIFTSLLVVLGGWLGSRAILDANSLLHLEHFLPLASATLPQCSAEHEWRLNHEIHSAVHKAVRDFVSSWYRTFLPEVEGEFERAVRSSMLESVMELKERARRVDRKVLVQRLLELYGGHLQSYMTARHMQLETRGENVSLWQFYQQVDSPHPAVSDAATELSYARALVNLVLHVLVPYPQMETRTGGYMVTELITCNVLLPLISRVSDSDWLNQTIVDVFTRSRKPQDGALYRCALHDSWITCLSSSDQASLGSESRSELFSPMSEEDSSQCSTLSLETCSGKAANCRAGLLAPCEVNCCSLTSGRYSHLAESKMLSLDSLTQSDTDDDNSGRLCECGPSANFCNTMNLKDDADDFGCFGPLKNLGQPKAVVPVDSHWPADIAQERTPAGPSSRLCLNPFNFEPPNKASVGIQNVQIAGTVSARELRGTGTHPYTLYTITFETATCHESGDLLQPATCHSVNRRYSEFLNLQTRLEENPEVKKFVKNVKGPKKMFPDLPFGNTDGDKVEARKGQLDTFLKQLNSIPETAKSEDMQEFLSLNSGVCTYFGKRPFVKSRIDKMMENALDTLKTAFPHPEAMSPTEDLEGDSDGRTLDSRKYRRLMFPSKVSPSFNIADLHPKVTYCFSEGSPVLNCMSLSRLESFVLEQERLLCEPQSKEQAKLRESLAADKKSSGKTQGADTAVADVALNILCLLMKDQWSWLCTENIQKAIRLIFGTFIERWMDVGVAHLTSAPCWVIYLQVLQEAVWPGGTLPAQPQPERSAAEREETKERCLECLLQLLPELVTDMLGSDKYRLSLETVLESLQDHHINKHLVYCICDLLLGFLIPESSDDSFQRRLLQSLCKDSPT is encoded by the exons ATG GTAAAGTGGACACCTAAACCGAGTTGCAGGCTGATCCTCATAATCTTTGTTGGAGGATTAAAACACAAGGAGGATTGCCTGAGTTCCAGACATGAAGCTCCAGCCATTCAG CAGGCAACATCTCATCTGCTGGCGAGAATGCCGTCATTCCAGAGTTCTAGTAAGTGGCGCCTGTCAGAGGTTCTGGGCCAGCGGAGACGACTGTTAGGCCTTGGCGCTCTGCTGGCCTGGTTGGTCCTCTTCCATCTCTTGGTGAACGTCTGGCTCCTCTGCATCTTTACTAGTCTCCTGGTTGTTTTGGGAGGTTGGCTTGGCTCGCGCGCCATTCTGGATGCCAACAGTCTCCTCCACTTGGAGCATTTTTTGCCCCTCGCCTCCGCGACTCTGCCTCAGTGTTCAGCCGAACACGAGTGGAGACTCAATCACGAGATCCACAGCGCCGTCCACAAAGCGGTGCGGGATTTTGTGTCTTCCTGGTATCGCACTTTTCTGCCGGAGGTGGAAGGTGAATTTGAGCGCGCGGTGCGCAGTTCCATGCTGGAGTCTGTGATGGAGCTGAAGGAACGCGCGAGGCGAGTCGACAGAAAAGTTCTGGTCCAACGACTTTTAGAGCTGTATGGCGGCCACCTGCAGAGCTACATGACAGCCAGACACATGCAGCTGGAGACGCGGGGAGAGAACGTTAGCCTTTGGCAGTTTTACCAGCAAGTCGACAGCCCTCATCCGGCTGTGAGCGATGCGGCCACCGAGCTAAGCTACGCCAGAGCTCTGGTTAACCTCGTCCTACACGTGCTTGTCCCGTACCCTCAGATGGAAACCAGGACCGGGGGGTACATGGTCACCGAACTTATCACCTGCAACGTGCTTCTGCCGCTCATCAGCAGGGTTTCTGATTCCGACTGGCTCAATCAAACCATTGTCGACGTCTTCACCAGGTCCCGAAAACCGCAGGACGGGGCGCTGTACAGGTGCGCCCTCCATGATTCGTGGATCACGTGCCTGTCATCTTCGGATCAAGCCAGCCTCGGAAGCGAGAGCCGCTCTGAGTTGTTCAGCCCGATGAGTGAGGAGGATTCGTCTCAGTGCAGCACGCTGAGCCTCGAGACTTGTTCCGGGAAAGCCGCGAATTGCCGGGCCGGTCTGCTCGCACCGTGCGAAGTCAACTGTTGTTCCCTCACATCTGGCCGCTATTCGCACCTCGCAGAGTCCAAGATGCTGTCGCTGGACTCCCTGACGCAGTCCGACACGGACGATGACAACAGCGGACGCTTGTGTGAATGCGGCCCCTCGGCCAACTTCTGCAACACGATGAACTTAAAAGACGACGCTGATGATTTTGGCTGCTTTGGCCCGTTGAAAAATCTCGGGCAGCCGAAGGCGGTCGTGCCTGTCGATTCACACTGGCCTGCAGATATTGCTCAAGAAAGAACCCCAGCAGGTCCGTCAAGCAGGCTTTGCCTGAACCCCTTCAACTTTGAGCCTCCAAACAAAGCATCGGTGGGCATCCAAAATGTGCAAATTGCGGGAACGGTCAGTGCAAGGGAGCTGCGTGGCACCGGGACGCATCCTTATACTCTCTACACCATCACG ttTGAGACGGCAACGTGCCACGAAAGCGGTGACCTTTTGCAACCTGCGACCTGTCACTCGGTCAACCGCAGATACAGCGAGTTCCTCAACTTGCAGACACGTTTAGAGGAGAACCCGGAAGTGAAGAAGTTTGTGAAGA ATGTAAAAGGtccaaagaaaatgtttcctGACCTTCCCTTTGGGAACACGGATGGCGATAAGGTGGAAGCTCGGAAAGGCCAGCTGGACACGTTTCTTAAG cAACTGAACAGCATACCCGAGACGGCGAAGAGCGAAGACATGCAGGAGTTCCTGTCTCTGAACTCGGGGGTTTgcacatattttggaaaaaggccttttgtcaagtcaagaatTGATAAG ATGATGGAAAATGCTTTGGACACACTGAAGACGGCCTTCCCTCACCCCGAAGCCATGAGTCCGACAGAGGACCTCGAGGGAGACTCTGATGGGAGGACACTGGACAGCAGAAAGTACAG GAGGCTCATGTTCCCAAGCAAAGTGTCTCCATCTTTCAATATAGCCGACTTACATCCCAAAGTGACGTACTGCTTTAGTGAAGGCAGCCCC GTGCTCAATTGCATGTCCTTATCCAGATTGGAGAGCTTTGTCCTGGAGCAGGAAAGACTTTTATGTGAGCCCCAAAGCAAAGAGCAAGCCAAGCTTAGGGAGTCCTTGGCCGCGGACAAGAAGTCTTCTGGGAAAACTCAAGGTGCAG ACACAGCTGTTGCCGATGTGGCgctgaacattttgtgtttgttgatgAAGGACCAATGGAGTTGGCTGTGCACCGAGAACATCCAGAAGGCCATCAGACTAATCTTTGGCACTTTTATCGAGAG GTGGATGGATGTGGGAGTGGCCCACCTGACCAGCGCCCCCTGTTGGGTCATTTACCTCCAAGTGCTGCAGGAGGCCGTGTGGCCCGGAGGCACTCTGCCCGCCCAACCGCAGCCGGAGCGCAGCGCCGCAGAGAGAGAGGAGACCAAGGAGCGATGCCTGGAATGTCTCCTGCAGCTACTTCCGG AGCTCGTCACAGACATGTTAGGCAGCGATAAGTACAGACTGAGCTTGGAAACCGTGCTGGAGTCTTTACAGGACCACCACATTAACAA GCACCTAGTTTACTGTATCTGCGACTTGCTGCTGGGATTTCTGATACCAGAGTCGAGCGATGATTCTTTCCAGAGGCGTCTTCTGCAGAGTCTCTGCAAAGATAGTCCCACCTGA